In one Bactrocera tryoni isolate S06 chromosome 5, CSIRO_BtryS06_freeze2, whole genome shotgun sequence genomic region, the following are encoded:
- the LOC120778810 gene encoding chitooligosaccharidolytic beta-N-acetylglucosaminidase — protein sequence MKVLAPLLVVLALSVQRSCSAGDDLIYGYECQQSRCVKVELDAQNFQKAISLPVCRLFCSDGVPGTIWPRPSGLVNFDNYMLTVDPENIQFILPTLSKQAHLWAASKERFMQMLYAGVPNKNVLRKGGRPLIVTVELQSTLDDVVPKLTLDTDESYTLQISSSNNSAATATITASNYFGARHGLETLSQVLIYDDIRRELQILARADIDDKPAFKWRGLLLDTSRNFFSVKSIKRTLDAMALVKLNTFHWHITDSHSFPLEVKSQPELYKLGAYSPRKVYSHEDIADIVEYGRVRGIRVMPEFDAPAHVGEGWQHKDMIACFNAQPWKNYCVEPPCGQFDPTVEDLYPILEDIYREMFELFDPDVFHMGGDEVSVDCWNSSKRIQDWMLQKGWDLKESDFIRLWGHFQTEALNRVDTIAHSQQPSITLWTSRLTDVPYIDDYLDKERYNIQIWTTGGDSKIKDILKRGYRIIISNYDALYFDCGGPGWVQGGNNWCSPYIGWQKVYDNDLDNIAGDYKSQVLGAEAAIWSEQIDEHTLDSRFWPRASALAERLWSNPKQSWRSAEARMLYHRQRLSELDIGAESMQPEWCLQNENQCPIDAYDQKF from the exons ATGAAGGTGTTGGCACCGCTATTGGTGGTACTTGCCTTGAGTGTGCAACGCTCCTGTTCGGCGGGCGATGA tCTTATATACGGTTACGAGTGTCAGCAGAGTAGATGTGTGAAAGTTGAGCTAGATGCGCAGAACTTCCAGAAGGCCATAAGTCTGCCAGTGTGTCGGCTGTTCTGTAGCGATGGTGTGCCCGGCACCATTTGGCCACGTCCAAGTGGACTTGTTAATTTCGACAATTACATGTTAACAGTTGATCCAGAAAACATACAATTTATTTTGCCCACCTTAAGCAAGCAAGCACATCTTTGGGCTGCCAGCAAGGAGCGTTTCATGCAAATGCTTTACGCAGGCGTGCCGAATAAGAATGTATTAAGGAAAGGTGGTCGTCCATTAATTGTGACAGTGGAATTGCAATCAACTCTGGATGATGTTGTGCCTAAGCTAACTTTAGACACAGACGAAAGTTATACGCTACAAATTAGCTCAAGCAATAATAGTGCGGCCACGGCTACAATTACAGCAAGCAATTACTTCGGCGCTCGTCACGGCCTGGAGACGTTATCGCAAGTACTTATTTACGACGATATTAGACGTGAGTTACAGATATTGGCTCGTGCTGATATTGATGATAAACCAGCGTTCAAGTGGCGCGGTTTGCTTTTAGATACATCGCGTAATTTCTTCAGCGTGAAGTCAATAAAACGTACGCTAG ATGCAATGGCCTTGGTGAAATTGAACACATTCCACTGGCACATCACTGATTCGCACAGCTTTCCACTGGAAGTTAAATCACAACCTGAACTATATAAATTAGGCGCCTATTCACCACGTAAGGTTTATAGTCATGAAGATATTGCAGATATTGTGGAATATGGACGTGTGCGTGGCATACGTGTGATGCCGGAATTCGATGCACCGGCGCATGTCGGTGAGGGCTGGCAACATAAGGATATGATTGCTTGTTTCAATGCGCAGCCATGGAAAAATTATTGCGTGGAGCCACCGTGTGGTCAATTCGATCCCACCGTTGAAGATTTATATCCCATTTTAGAGGATATATATCGTGAAATGTTCGAACTCTTCGATCCGGATGTATTTCATATGGGTGGTGATGAAGTATCTGTTGATTGTTGGAATAGTAGCAAGCGCATTCAAGACTGGATGCTTCAGAAGGGTTGGGACTTAAAAGAATCCGATTTTATACGTCTCTGGGGACATTTTCAGACAGAGGCGCTAAACCGCGTCGATACAATTGCACACTCGCAACAACCCTCCATCACACTGTGGACTAGTCGTCTCACTGATGTACCGTACATCGATGATTACTTGGATAAAGAACGCtacaacatacaaatatggacTACGGGAGGTGACAGCAAAATTAAAGACATTCTAAAACGTGGTTATCGCATTATAATATCAAATTATGATGCGCTCTATTTCGATTGTGGCGGTCCTGGTTGGGTGCAGGGTGGCAACAATTGGTGTTCACCATATATCGGCTGGCAGAAGGTGTATGACAACGATTTGGACAACATTGCTGGCGATTACAAGTCTCAAGTTTTGGGAGCAGAGGCAGCTATTTGGTCGGAGCAAATTGACGAGCACACTTTGGATTCACGTTTCTGGCCACGAGCAAGTGCTTTGGCGGAGCGTTTGTGGTCGAATCCGAAACAGTCTTGGCGTTCGGCAGAAGCGCGTATGCTCTATCATCGACAACGTTTGTCAGAATTGGATATTGGTGCGGAATCAATGCAACCGGAGTGGTGCTTACAGAACGAAAACCAATGTCCCATAGATGCTTAcgatcaaaaattttga
- the LOC120778811 gene encoding general transcription factor IIE subunit 2, which translates to MDPALLREREAFKKRAMATPTVEKKPKAEAPPPSQPKDDAKKKMRPPSAPKLDSNTYKTMSGSSQYRFGVLAKIVKHMRTRHQDGDDHPLNIDEILDETNQLDIGQSVKNWLASEALINNPKIEATPDGLRFSFKPVYKIKDGKSLLRLLKQHDLKGLGGILLDDVQESLPHCEKVLKNRASEIIFIVRPIDKKKILFYNDRTANFVVDEEFQKLWRSATVDAMDDAKIDEYLEKQGIRSMQDHGPKKPVPKRKKAASKKRQFKKPRDNEHLADVLETYEDNTLTQKGVNPT; encoded by the exons aTGGATCCAGCACTATTGAGAGAACGCGAGGCATTCAAAAAAAGGGCCATGGCCACTCCCAC TGTGGAGAAGAAGCCAAAAGCCGAGGCGCCACCACCCAGCCAGCCCAAAGATGATGCCAAGAAAAAGATGCGTCCACCCAGTGCGCCTAAACTGGATTCAAACAC ATACAAAACTATGTCTGGAAGTTCACAATATCGGTTTGGTGTATTAGCAAAGATTGTCAAACATATGCGTACTCGACATCAGGATGGCGATGACCATCCGTTGAACATAGACGAAATATTGGACGAAACCAATCAATTAGATATTGGGCAATccgttaaaaat TGGTTAGCCTCCGAGGCACTCATAAATAACCCCAAAATTGAAGCTACACCTGATGGTCTACGTTTTAGTTTCAAACCAGTATACAAAATTAAAGATGGCAAAAGTCTTTTGAGGCTACTTAAACAACATGACTTGAAAGGCTTGGGCGGTATACTGTTAGACGATGTGCAGGAGTCATTACCGCACTgtgaaaaagtattaaaaaatcgcGCTTCGGAGATAATATTTATAGTACGACCAAttgataaaaagaaaatactattCTACAATGATCGCACAGCTAATTTTGTG GTGGATGAAGAATTCCAAAAGCTGTGGCGTTCAGCGACCGTAGATGCCATGGATGACGCGAAAATTGATGAGTATCTGGAAAAACAAG GTATACGTTCAATGCAAGATCATGGACCTAAGAAACCGGTGCCAAAACGTAAGAAGGCTGCAAGCAAGAAACGGCAATTTAAGAAACCAAGAGATAATGAACATTTGGCTGATGTCTTGGAAACTTACGAAGACAATACATTAACACAAAAAGGCGTTAATCCCACGTGA
- the LOC120778748 gene encoding uncharacterized protein LOC120778748, whose product MAESRKRTVWTTSDENELIYLWRERAGDLRHAKRNLHIYTDISVQMEHKFTPKEVHVKIRNLTQRYREEKKKVGPSGSSEWKLFDAVHQIIGLMAANNAETKELFDFVDISSSTFLPFQSTTPTVSPLEMPPAVSESEPLGSQAVASSSSQSLSLDSSSTSATRKRNYKGEILKMAKEQNELLKAVAEVGKELTEKLVNAIERQNNTTQEFLVIMKNILEKM is encoded by the exons atggcagaaaGTAGAAAACGCACAGTTTGGACGACCAGCGACGAAAATGAGCTAATTTATTTGTGGCGTGAACGAGCCGGAGATTTGCGACATGCTAAGCgcaatttgcatatttatacaGATATATCTGTGCAAATGGAGCATAAATTTACACCGAAGGAAGTGCATGTCAAAATACGAAACTTAACACAAAGATATAG agaagaaaagaaaaaggtTGGACCCTCGGGGTCGTCGGAGTGGAAACTTTTTGATGCAGTTCATCAAATAATCGGACTGATGGCAGCCAATAATGCAGAAACAAAAGAATTGTTTGATTTCGTG GACATATCGTCATCAACATTTCTGCCGTTTCAGTCAACTACACCTACAGTATCACCATTAGAAATGCCACCCGCAGTATCGGAATCTGAACCGCTGGGTTCGCAAGCAGTGGCATCTTCCAGCTCGCAATCATTGTCACTGGATAGTTCCTCAACATCAGCAACTAGAAAGAGGAATTATAAGGGTGAAATActaaaaatggcaaaagagCAAAATGAATTGCTGAAGGCAGTGGCAGAGGTTGGAAAAGAATTAACAGAAAAACTTGTTAATGCTATTGAACGACAAAATAACACTACGCAGGAGTTCTTagttattatgaaaaatattttagaaaaaatgtaa
- the LOC120778747 gene encoding odorant receptor 94a-like, whose protein sequence is MDKLEELSSRIFPSDASKGKIGSIQYNVWLAQLFGVPVVGLKAESPRLRIALGIYGVLMTLVVTFFYTFFEIYDMISCWPNLDSLTQNICLSLTHIAGVFKVINIIYRLDEVAFVVRRIEYSAKTYVVSKSQLVAFYRGEFENKIPLTIYASLVGFTGVLGLMYLFYNPNGVAGQIFPYRVKLPEWMPFGMQLAYMGMSVLVFALQIVAIDYLNVTMINQIRFQLKILNLAFEELKLDCVNAKEQEEVNKRLQTIVEHHCLLHDLRNDVEDIFRLPVLLQFFTSLIIFAMTGFQAIVKVENSNGAALIYCYCGCIFCELFVYCWFGNEVSEQSKTLAASGYSSNWYAFDQRFKKSLLIFMCNSQTPFVFTAGGFMSLSLPSFTGILSKSYTVIALLRQVYSR, encoded by the exons ATGGATAAGCTGGAAGAATTATCCTCGCGTATATTTCCATCCGATGCATCCAAAGGCAAAATCGGTTCAATACAGTACAATGTGTGGTTGGCACAGTTGTTTGGGGTGCCTGTGGTGGGCCTAAAGGCAGAGTCGCCGCGCTTGAGGATTGCGCTCGGCATATATGGAGTGCTGATGACGCTGGTGGTGACATTCTTTTACacgttttttgaaatttacgaTATGATTTCGTGTTGGCCCAATTTGGACAGTTTGACGCAGAATATTTGCTTGTCCCTGACACATATCGCCGGAGTGTTCAAG gTTATCAATATTATTTATCGGCTGGACGAAGTAGCCTTTGTGGTGAGAAGAATTGAGTACTCAGCCAAAACTTATGTGGTTTCAAAAAGTCAG TTAGTCGCTTTTTATCGTGGTgaatttgagaataaaatacCGTTAACCATTTATGCCTCACTGGTGGGTTTCACAGGCGTGCTAGGCCTCATGTATCTGTTCTACA aTCCCAACGGCGTTGCGGGTCAAATATTCCCCTATCGCGTGAAATTGCCGGAGTGGATGCCTTTCGGCATGCAACTAGCCTACATGGGCATGAGTGTTTTGGTATTTGCGCTGCAGATTGTCGCCATCGACTATCTCAATGTGACCATGATCAATCAGATAcgttttcaattgaaaatactGAATTTGGCTTTCGAGGAGCTCAAGTTGGATTGTGTTAATGCGAAGGAACAAGAAGAGGTCAACAAGCGCTTACAAACCATAGTTGAGCACCATTGCCTGCTCCACGA TCTGCGCAATGATGTGGAGGATATTTTTCGCCTGCCAGTGCTCTTACAGTTCTTCACCTCACTCATTATATTCGCCATGACGGGCTTTCAGGCGATTGTCAAAGTGGAGAACTCAAATGGCGCTGCACTCATTTACTGTTATTGCGGCTGCATTTTTTGTGAGTTATTTGTGTATTGTTGGTTCGGCAATGAGGTGTCCGAGCAG agCAAAACTTTGGCCGCCAGCGGTTACAGCTCGAATTGGTATGCGTTTGATCAGCGCTTCAAGAAATCACTCTTAATATTTATGTGCAATTCGCAAACACCGTTTGTTTTTACGGCTGGCGGTTTCATGTCTCTGTCGCTGCCCAGTTTCACTGGTATTTTGAGTAAATCTTATACAGTTATAGCGCTCTTGCGGCAAGTGTATTCACGCTGA